The sequence CTGGAAGTAACGGCTAGGGGGGATGGCAGTAGTAAATTTGCCCCAGGACACCGGTGGGGATTTTTTCCATCCGGGGCATTGGCATGGAATATTCATAATGAGAGGTTTCTATCTGGGGTTACCCAAAGTGGACTGATCAATAACATGAAAATTCGACTTTCCTATGGTTTGATAGGAAACGAAAATGTGAATCCATACCTCTGGCAAGAGGTGGTAAACAATTGGGGATGGACGATGAGAATTCCCAATCCAAGTTTTAGTTGGGAAAAACAGCGTCAGGCCAATATCGGTATCGATTTAGGCATGTTTGATAACCGCTTTAAGTTTACGGCAGAATTTTACAGAAAACATTCATTTGACCTGATCTATTCAGAATTTCCAGTTCCCCCATTGACCGGTTCGAATAGCTTGGAATCAGCTGTCAACATTGGAGAGGTGGAGAACAAAGGCTGGGAACTATCAGGATCATGGAGTGACCAGGTTGGGGAATTGTCCTATACCATTGGCGGAATCTTATTTGAGAATAACAATAAGGTGCTGAAGGCAGGGTATAACAAATCAGACACGCTCATCTTTAAAGATAACAATGAGAAAATCTGGTATCGCGGCATTGCTTTGGACAATTATTACGGTTTTGAAAGCGATGGTTATTTTCAAAATCAACAGGAAGTAGATGAAACCTCTGCTAAACTTCCCAATACACTGCCCGGTGATATTCGGTATGTTGACCAAAATGGAGATGGCGTAATTAATGACAAGGACCGTGTAGATTTGGGAGATCCTTTCCCTCACATGAATTATTCCATTACCCTAGACCTTCGATTTCGCCATTGGGATTTCAGCTTCCTTGGCCATGGTGTGGGAAGAAGAACTGGAAGGCTAGGAGGTCAAGAAGGATTTCCAGTGTTCATGGATGGAGAAAATAATGATTTGGGAGCGCCACGCCAGTATTATATGGATAATAGATGGACGCCAGAAACCCCAAACAGTCGGTTCCCACGTGTATGGACTGGAACTACTCCAAATTCAGAACTTAGTGATGTTTGGTTGAGCAATGCATCATTTTTTAGGATCAAAACCCTACAATTGGGCTACACTTTTCCCCATATCACCAAAGGTGTTAAGAATATGCGCGTCTACATTAATGCCCAAGATGCTTTTACTTTCACCAATTGGGAAGGACTGGAGCCAGAAAGAAACGGTGGCACTGGCAATTACCCAAGGATGGCCAGTTATAGTTTGGGTGTAAAATTCACAATTCTCTAATTAAGAAATGACCATGAAAAAGATAGTTTGCATAATTGTATTAGTAATTACCATGTCGGGATGTGAAAGCTTTTTGGATAAAACAGATCCGACGGCAACCTCTTTTACAGAGTTCTTCAATGATGAAGATGATCTTCGTAGGGTGACCTACAGTAGTTTTTATGATGTGTTTACTCACCATAGTAACAGGAGAAGCCTTCTTTACATGCTGGATGGTCGTTCTGACAATGCCTACGCACGGGATTTCAGTGATCACCACCAAGCAATTGCCAACGGTACGCTGAACGCCAGTAGTATCGGTATGGAGTATTATTATGCGACATACATGAAACACGTGGGAAGGCTAAACACCTATATCGATAACATCAATGAGCCTTATGTGGAAAATGAAACGATCAGGACACGCTATGAAAACATCCTGAAAGGACTTCGCATGTGGCATTATCTTAGGCTTACGTTTTATTGGGGAGATGTCCCCTTTATGTTGGATCCTGCCAATTTGGATGATGCCCGACAACCTGCGCGGCCCAAAGAGGAGATCTTGGAGATCATCTTTCCGATGGCTGTGGAAATTGCAGAACAGCTTCCCATAGATGAATACACGTCGAATAAGTACATGTTTAACCAGCTTTCCCTGAAGGCAGTCATCATGCGGTATGCCCTATACCATGAACGGTATGAGTTGGCAGCCAGCCTGGCCAAAGAAATCATAGATAGCGGAAACTATAGTTTGCATCCATCTTATGGGGACCTTTTTCAGTATGAAGCTGCTTCGAATAACAATGAGTTTATTGTCCATCTGGACGAGGAAAGCCACAGTGGCAGTACCACCTATTCTTTCAGGGATTTGGGTCCGCACTTTCGCACAGGAAACGGTCAATCGTACTGTGTACCGTTAAAATCCTTAGTGGACAGTTATTGGACACTTCAAGGACGCCCGATTGAGGATTGTCCGCTTCATACCAAAGAGGAATATGAGTTAAATCCCAACCTGAACCGTGATCCTCGGTACGAAGCTTCCATCATGGGGCATGGTGATGTATTCTACGGTGAACCCATCGATATTTACAATTCCAATAATCCAATGTTTTATGAAAATCAGCGGGCCAGTAAATCGGGGTATTGGTTTAAGAAATTCGTATCCGAAAACGATGCGTTTCGGAATGGAAATATGGAATACGGGCTCTTGAGGTACGCAGAAGTACTGCTGACATATGCTGAAGCAAAGATCATGATGGGAGAAGTAGATGCCCTGACCAAAGAGTGCATTAATCAGGTAAGAGAACGTGCCGGGCTGGATATGACAGTAGCAGATGTGAATTTACCGAGCTATAACAGCTATGTACAAGAGGATTGGATGACCTTGATTCAAAACGAAAGAAGAGTGGAGTTTGCTGGAGAGGGGTTGCGTTATGCAGACCTTTTACGCTGGAGAATAGCTGAAGATGTTTTAAACCAACCAGCTTTGGGGCACACCAGAGAGGAAAATGGACAGATGACTAGTCTTAAGATTGAAGATAGGACATTTTCATCCCATCAATACCGTTGGCCATTTCCTGAAAGCAGCCTAAAGGTAAATCCTGGTTTGAAACAAAATCCAGGGTACTAAGTTGGGATTAATCAGAAAAGGTGGGGATTGGCTGTTGGCTTAATGTTAAAGCCACGGATAACTAAAAATGTAACAACCTCCCAAAAGCACCAAACGGATGCTGTAACCTGGACGGAAAGGAAAGTATGATTGCTTTGTAGTTTATAGGTTTGGTAGCGTGTCATTGTTACGATAAACATCCCTGAATTATTGATACTTACCGTTAGTCCGGTCAATTATAATTGGCCGGGCTTATTTTTTTGACCTTACCGAATAGCTTATTATGGATTAAGCCAAGTTTTTTGAATGGAAATTGATAAGGGAATTACCGATTGACCAACAAGTCTCGTGTTTTAGACAAATTGGATTTTGTAGAAGCTATAAGCTTCATAAAATTTAGTGCGGTGTGGTAGTTTCGATATTGTGTTTTATGGATCAAGCAATATTTCAGAGGGGACGAATGTTGACATGGTCTTATAAAAGAAAATTTCATAACTTCAAAACGATGGGCTTCCTCCACAGGGCAAACGCCTTTAAAAAAAATCTATTTGCATTTATATCTGCCGTTCCTAGGGTACTTACCCTTTTTTGTGTAATCATTTTTGGTGCAAGTGAAAACCTGCACCTTCTATATGACCCTTCCCCAAAGGCGGATTAGGTAGGATGCTCAGTTGCTAAGCCATAGCCAGGGTTTAACCTCAACCAAGCCCCAACCACTATACATGAGCAGATTGGGGCAAAGTGCCAGCGGCACGGATGATGGCTCCTTTATACGAAATTAGTACTAAATGCATTTGCCACACTTGACAAACCATCAGGGAAAGGACTTTTAGCCTCTTGAAGTTCTTTAATTCAGGCTGACATCTCTTTACTAATAGTTTAAAAGTGTTTGCCCTGGGGGAACTGCCAATTTTCATTATGGAGTAAAATGCCCCTAACTTTTCCGCTTGATCCGGTTCTTATTGATAATCACAAAATACAAAGACCACTAATGGAGAATATTACACCTTTAATAAAAGAAAAAAGGTCTTTTTCTGAATTTCAGAAAGAGACCTTTTTGTGCGGACGAAAGGACTCGAACCTTCATGCCCAAAGGCACTGCCGCCTGAAGACAGCGCGTCTACCAATTTCGCCACGTCCGCTTAACTTAGCGTTTTCCGCTATTGGGATGGCAAAGAAATAAACAAACTTGAATTAAAACAATGCTTTGGTAAAAATTATTTTTGATTTGTTATTTCCCATTCATTCGGCACCCTTAACCTTCAAAAAATGCCTGTCAAACCCTCAAGGTAAAGTTGACAGGCACATTATTATCGATAAATGAATCAAGTGCCTATTTCCACCATAACTTTCCATGGGAAACGCCCATTAGATTGGACATCCTATAAAGTAACCGGGCACCAACATTACCGTCCCACTCGCTATCATCTTCCCCAGGAGCTACCTCCACCAAATCAAATCCAATGATTTTACGGCCGGATTTGACAATCAGCTTCATCAAATACAGCAATTGGTTCAAGTCAAAGCCACCTGGAACGGGCGTTCCCGTATGAGGGCAAAGCTTTGGATCTAATCCATCGATATCAATGGTAATATAAATCTCTCTGGGCAAAGAAGCGATTACCTGATCACAGATTGTTCTCCATGTGACCCCTTCATACAATTGTTCCTTAATATGGTGATCAAAGAAAGTAGTGATTCTATCATCACCATCAATTCGGTCCGATTCCTCCTCGCAATAATCTCTCACGCCAACTTGAACAAGTTTCTCGACTTGAGGAATATTTAGGAAATTATGGGAAATGGAAGCGTGTGAATAGTTGAAGCCTTCATATTGATCCCTTAAATCAGCATGGGCATCTATCTGCAATATACCAAAACTTGAATACCGTTCAGACAACGCTTTGATATGCCCCAACGGAGTACTATGGTCGCCGCCAACCAATGCCACTAATTTCCCTTGATTCAACTGGTCTTTTGCGGTTTCATAAACCCAATCGTTCATGCTTTGACAGGCTTTATCGATTAATGCCGGAACGGCTCCAAAACGCTCCCTTTCTTCCTTTGGAGACCCTCTTTCCAGCCAATCAATATAATTTCCTGCCAAGATCCGATATTTTGTATTGTTACTGTATACATTTTCTGGGATCGGCAGCATATGGATACCCATTGTCCATGCATCCGTGATATCATCCTGAAAAAGATCCACCTGTGAAGAGGCATCCAATATCGCCTGTGGACCATTTGCGGTGCCCGGAGCATAAGAAACAGTCACTTCCCAAGGCACTGGTACGATGACAACTGAAGCAGTTTCCTCATCAAATGGCAATCCAAAAATGCTCCCTTCGGAGGATACCCCATTTGGGTCGAATTTGTCAATTGCTTTTTGTTTTTTTGTAGTCATATTTCCTTAAAATTTATAACTGCCTGACAAACTGTAAATTGTTTCTAGTGAGCAGTTAATCATAGTTATAATTTACATTAAATTTGGTTTTTACCCAACTCCTAAAACCATATTTAGCATTTCTTTTATCGATAGTAAAATAAACCAAAAAATGGTTTGTTTCTTGATTTTGCCGTTACTGCAATACTTCTGTCAGATTTCCCATCCCTCTATTGATGGCGATCTCCCAGCTGTCTACTTCAAAATCAACCATCGTCATCATTCCGGGCTGCAGGCTCATATGATATTCTCCCGTAACGTATGAAAGAAAAGCACTAATACTGGGATTGTGGCCTACAAATAGTACTTTACAGTACTTTTCCGGTAAGTTCCCAAAAAAGTCAATGATCGTCTGGACATCGGCCAAATAAAGGGAATCCAGAAAAGTGGTCTCCTCAGCTTCAATACCATTTAGCATGATCTCGGTGGTTTGGCGTGTCCTGGCTGCCGAGCTAGAAACCACAGCATCGAAATGTAACCCACGTTCCTTCAAAACATTCGAGAGTCTTTTTAGTTTTGATTTTCCGGATGCAGATAAATTTCGGGAGAAATCACGATGCTGGCTTTGGCCATATTCCGCCTCCCCGTGTCTCAGTAAAGCTATTAACTTAGTCATTTGGGTAGAATTAGATTTAAAAATCACTATAAAATTACAATAAAATAACCGTGCCAAAAGCAATATGAGATGGATTAATATTTGGAGGAGAATATAATCGCTTCTATTTTTGGATTTTGTTGAGGACAGCTCTCAGCACTTCAAGTAAAGTAAAACCATTATGCCAAAAAATCTAGTCATTGTCGAATCTCCAGCCAAAGCCAAAACCATAGAAGGCTATCTTGGTAAGGACTATAAAGTAACTTCAAGTTACGGACATGTCAGGGATCTTCCCAAAGGAGACAAGGCTATAGATATAAAAAACCACTTCAAACCTACCTATGAGGTAACTTCCGATAAAAAAGAGGTCATCAAGCAACTAAAGAAAATGGTGAAAGATTCTGATACCATCTATTTGGCAAGTGATGATGACCGTGAAGGAGAAGCTATCTCGTGGCATTTAAAAGAAGTGCTAAAGCTCGATAACGACAAAACCAAGCGAATTGTCTTCCGGGAAATTACGAAAAATGCCATCACCAAAGCCATTGAAAACCCAAGAAGCATAGACATTGACTTGGTGAATGCGCAGCAAGCCCGAAGAATTTTGGATCGGTTGGTGGGATTTGAGCTTTCTCCAGTACTGTGGAAAAAAGTGAAAGCTGGACTTTCTGCCGGTAGAGTGCAGTCCGTTGCCGTAAGGTTCATTGTAGAGCGTGAGCGTGAAATCGATAAATTCGAATCCAAATCTTCTTATAAAGTTACGGCGATTTTCAATGTCAAGGGCAAAGAACTCAATGCCGAGCTTCCCAAGAAGTTTGAAACGCAGGAAGAGGCTGAAGCCTTTCTCAAGAACTGTCTTGAAGCTGATTTTTCCATCAAGAACTTGGAAAAAAAGCCAGCCAAAAAGACGCCAGCAGCACCGTTTACCACCTCCACTCTACAGCAGGAAGCCAGTAGGAAATTGAGCTTCTCGGTGGCTCAGACGATGACATTGGCCCAACGGCTCTATGAGGCAGGTAAAATCACTTACATGAGGACAGACAGTGTTAACTTGTCTCAAGAAGCCATGGAAAGTGCCCAAAACCAAATCATATCTGCTTTTGGTCCGGAGTACCATAAATCCAGAAAATATACTTCAAAGTCTGAAGGTGCCCAAGAGGCTCACGAAGCCATTCGTCCTACCAATTTTGCGAACGAGGAAATCTCCGGAGAACGGAATGAACAACGGCTCTATGAGTTGATCTGGAAGCGGGCCATCGCCTCACAGATGGCCGATGCCCTATTGGAAAAGACCCTTGTGACCATTGGCATCAGTAATTCAGATCTTACGCTCAGCGCTAGTGGAGAAGTCATCAAGTTTGAGGGCTTTCTAAAAGTCTATCTGGAGAGCACCGATGATGAAGAGGAAGAAGAAAACAATGACAATAAAGGACTGCTTCCACCACTGACGATTGGTCAAGACCTTGACCTGATCGAAATGAAGTCCCGTCAAAGCTTCACCAGACCGCCTGCGCGTTATACGGAGGCCTCATTGGTGAAAAAGCTTGAAGAAATGGGCATCGGTAGACCTTCTACGTATGCTCCGACCATTTCGACGATACAGAAACGTAATTATGTCATCAAGGAATCCAGGGATGGGAAGCCACGTAATTACACCGAAATGATCATCAAGGACGGCTCATTTTCCAAAGCAGAAAAGACCGAAAACTACGGTTCGGATAAGAACAAATTGTTTCCTACCAATATCGCTATGGTGGTAAATGATTTCTTGGTTGATCATTTCCCGAATGTCATTGACTATAAATTTACGGCAAAGGTAGAAAAGGAATTTGACGACATCGCCCATGGCATACAGCAATGGGATAATATGATCGAGAATTTTTATGGTAAATTCCATAATACCGTAGAAGAGGCAGAAACCGTCGAACGCGCCAATGTAAGTTCCTCTAGAGAGCTGGGCAAAGACCCCAAAACGGGCAAGCCAGTGATAGCTCGACTGGGTAAATTTGGTCCACTCGTGCAAATAGGAGACCAAGACGATGAAGAAAAGCAGTTTGCAAGCCTCAAAAAAGGGCAATTTATCGAAAACATCACTTTTGAAGATGCCATGGAACTCTTTAAGTTGCCAAGGGATGTTGGGATGTTTGAGGACAAAAAGATCGTTGCGGCCATTGGAAGGTTCGGCCCATATATTCGTCATGACGGGAAATTTGTCTCTTTGGGCAAGGAGTATGACCCCTTAAGTGTCAATGAAGAAGAAGCCATACAGCTCATTAAAGATAAGCGAGAAGCGGATGCCAAGAAACACATCAAGTCGTTTGATGAAAATCCTGACATCCAAATCCTCAATGGTCGCTGGGGGCCTTATATTAAGTTTGCCAAAAAGAACTATAAAATCCCCAAGGATAAAGTAGCAGAAGATCTCAGTTATGAAGAAACCATAGAGATCATCGAAAACCAACCTGAAAAGAAAAAAGGAAGGTTTTCCAAAAAGAAAAAATAAATAAGAACCGGATCATTTAGATCCGGTTTTTTTGTTTCATTTTTTTAAAAAATCGGCAAAGACTAGCTAGTTCGTACCCCATGAGGAGTATTTTTTTAATATTTACGTAATCGAATCCAGTAACTATTTAATTTTTATTTTCAAAATACGTAATTTAAAAAAAGCTGTTTAAAGCAAAAATCTGTCGTTTTTAAGATAAAAAACGGTTTCTACAATAAGCCCTATAACCAACGGAGGATGGTTAAAGCAAAAGCCTATAACCATTCTAGTTGCAACGATTGAACCAACACAGACTTATAGCATATGGCAAAAAAGAAACTGGTAGTATTAACAGGAGCTGGCATATCAGCAGAAAGTGGCATCAAGACTTTCAGAGACAGCAACGGCCTATGGGAAGGACACGATGTCATGGAAGTGGCCACTCCAGAGGGCTGGCAAAAAAACAAAAAATTGGTCCTTGATTTTTATAATCAACGCAGAAAGCAATCCTTGGAAGTAGAACCTAACGGAGCACATTTTGGCCTGGCAGCACTGGAAAAGGATTTTGATGTCACCATCGTCACCCAAAACGTAGACAACCTCCATGAACGAGCAGGATCGACCAATGTCATCCATCTCCACGGGGAGCTTGCAAAATCCCAAAGTACTTTAGATCCTTCACTGGTCTATGAGCTCGATCACTGGGAGATAAAGCTAGGGGACAAATGCGAAAAAGGAAGCCAATTAAGGCCATTTATAGTTTGGTTCGGAGAGATGGTCCCCATGATGGAGCCGGCGGCAAGAGCAGCCCAAGAGGCGGATATTTTTGCTGTTATTGGCACCTCTATGCTTGTTTATCCTGCAGCTGGACTGATTCAGTATACTGCTGAGGAAATACCTAAATACATCATTGATGTGAAAATCCCAAAAATAGGCCATATCAACAATCTCATCAAGATAGAAGACTTCGCCAGTTCGGGGGTAGGCAAGATGATGTCCATGATTGAAGTATCGAAATAATCGTGTAAGAAAAAATATGAGCTCAACTTTCATAAAAACCTGAAATATTTTTCTTATTGAATCACAGAAACTTAAGTATCAGAAGGGGAAAAACATCCAATAACGCCTATTATTTTGCATTATGGTGTTTGCTTTAGTGAAAAATAATCCTTTATATTTGCAACGCCTTTAGGGAAAACAAAACGTGTTTTAGGGCATAATTAGAGAGTTGGGTGAGTGGCTTAAACCAGCAGTTTGCTAAACTGTCGTACGGGTCAAACCGTACCGGGGGTTCGAATCCCCCACTCTCTACAAAAGGATTCTTTATGGAATCCTTTTTTTTGATACTGATAGAATTAGATTTCTTGTAAACCATTTTGGTGACATTTCATCTCGTATAACAGTATTGATAAAAAGGCATAGTCGATCATGGCGTTGCATTAGCGATTGAAAAGGTCAATGGATCTCATCGCTAAAGGAAACAGGACCAAAAGAATCTATGTATTATAAACGGGGTGTAGCGTAGCCCGGTCATCGCGCCTGCTTTGGGAGCAGGAGGTCGCAGGTTCGAATCCTGCCACCCCGACTTGACGGGACAAAGTAGAAAAATCTATTTTTGTCCCGTTTTTATTTTTACCTAATTCGCTATTAATCAACTGAATATAACTCACGAATTCATTGCGTCTTCTGGTTCGAACTTTGCTTCCGTCAAAAACGATTTTTTCGGGATAAATCGAACCAATATCTTTTCTGACCTCTGAAAGGTTCCCATTTTTAACCGATGTGCCTATCTCTTTGATTTTTGTCAACCCCTGCTCAATAAGCGTTTGCACATTGTCGATATCATGATTGAACTTGGTCAGTTGCAATTCCAGAGCTGATATCTTTGCCCCGTATTCTGTTTTCATTTCCCGGTAATCAGAAGCATCGATTTCCCGTGTGGCCAATAGCTCCCTTACATGAGAAAGCCGACTTTCATAGTCTTTGATCTGATTGAGGATTTCTTTCTTTTCGGTTTGTACTTCCCTTGTCTGTTCAAGGTAATCCTTGGTGACTATCTCCTGATATAATTTCTTGTCCTGAATTTCGGGGATAAACCGTAGCAAATCTGCTTGGATGGCATCGTTCACTTTTCCGGCATTTGTACGATGTTTACAGCCTCCCTTGCAGTGGTAATATGCGTAATAACGATATCTCCCTTTTGATTTGCTGGCCGTCAGGAGCTTTTCACATTCCGGGCATACCAGAAATCCCCTAAAAGGGAATTCATCTACTGTCTCGACCTTCGTCCGGTAATTTCTGCCTCTACCGTCCAATGTATCCTGAACCTCATTAAACAAACTCTCAGAGATGATTGGCTTGTGCTGCGCCTTAACAAAATATCCTTCCTCATCTTTAAACGGCGGCACGAATAGCTTTCCGCAATAAAGCGGATTCCTCAGCACCTGCCAAAAAGCATTTTTGCTGCATTTAAGCCCTTTCGTCCTCGCTTGCTTCCAGACTTGTTCCGTGTTAAAGACTCCCTTGTTAACTTCGTTAAAAGCCCATTTCAGGATTTCGGCATCCGGTTCTTTAGGTGCTATATATTTTTTGCCGTACTCATCCGATTTATTTACGTATGCCACCGGTGCCAGTCCCATGTACCGTCCTTCTTTCTTTGCCCGGCGCATGCCGTAAAATACGTTCAATGCCCTGCGGTCGTTTTCCACTTCCGGGGCAGCCAGATAAAACGCCAGCATCATTTTGTTTTCCGGAATCTCCAGATCCAAAGGTTGTTCAATTGCCTGCGGTTCCACGCCTAAGCGACGAAGGACATTAATCATCTGGTAGGCATCCCCAGCATTACGGCTGAAACGATCCCATTTGGTAAACAGTACCAGATTAACGCTATTCTTCCGCTTCTTTAAGCTTTGTATCAATTCCTTCCACCTTGGGCGGTTGAAAGATTTCGCCGAATGGTCCTCATAGACCACATTGCGGATTTCTATCTTGTTGTTGATGCAGTATTTCCTCAACATCTCCTCTTGGTTCCGCTGAGAGTACCCTTTGTCCGCCTGTTCGTCGGTGCTTACCCGAATATATAGATCCGCTAAATATCCCATACCTCTAATCGAATTTTGTGCAAGAAGAGCCAGTCTTTCGGAGTGCAATGAAGTTCTTTGTCCTTCATTGGTTGCATTTGGCTCTCGATGGCTACTAATTTAACGATTAAAATCGAAGTAAAAGACTGTTAAATAGTAAAATTAGGGCTGCCTGTAGATGAGTGACCTGGAATAGAAAATGGATTGCGGTAGTTTTAAAACGGGAAAAATCAGCCTGTCCTTATTTCGTTTTTTCCGTGTTATAGTGATAGGCAAGCGTTAGGATGTCATCGGGTTTAACCTCTTCGGCTAATGTGCCGTAAAACAACAGCTTTTGCGGGTATATCGTGTGTATAAGGGATCTTTTGTCCTCTGTTTTGCTTTCTTCAAAGATGCTGTCCAACGCCATTAATTCCATGATGTCTTTTTCCAATAAGGATTCTATTTTGGGCAGGCTTCGGCAAATATTATCCAGTTTTTCTTTCAATCCGGTTAAGACCGAGTCGTATTGCCGCTTGATTTCGAGATAATCGGTTGGTTCAATTTTCTGCATGGCCAGCAGGTTACGGATATGCGATACCCTGTTCTCGTAATCCTTTAGCTGATGTAACAATTGCTTTTTTATTTTCTGCTCATTTTGGGTAAGCTCATAGTACGCTTCCGCGATGATTTTTCGGTAGATAGCCGACATCTCTTTTCTGGGGATGAACTTTCGCAACTCCCCCTCAAACACCTGGTGGAGTTCTTCAACCCTTATCCGGTAAGGGCATCCCTTACGGCAGTGATAGTAACTGTAATGATTTGTCCTTCCCTTTGATCTACTGGCGGTGAGAAGGCTACCGCAGACCGGGCATATCAGGAAACCTCTTAATGGAAAATCATTTCGGGTATTGATCTTGGGTCTATATTTCCTGCCTCTTCCGTCCAATATCTCCTGTACCTTATCAAACAACTCTTCTGATATGATGGCCTGATGCTGTCCCTGG comes from Echinicola vietnamensis DSM 17526 and encodes:
- a CDS encoding RagB/SusD family nutrient uptake outer membrane protein, producing MKKIVCIIVLVITMSGCESFLDKTDPTATSFTEFFNDEDDLRRVTYSSFYDVFTHHSNRRSLLYMLDGRSDNAYARDFSDHHQAIANGTLNASSIGMEYYYATYMKHVGRLNTYIDNINEPYVENETIRTRYENILKGLRMWHYLRLTFYWGDVPFMLDPANLDDARQPARPKEEILEIIFPMAVEIAEQLPIDEYTSNKYMFNQLSLKAVIMRYALYHERYELAASLAKEIIDSGNYSLHPSYGDLFQYEAASNNNEFIVHLDEESHSGSTTYSFRDLGPHFRTGNGQSYCVPLKSLVDSYWTLQGRPIEDCPLHTKEEYELNPNLNRDPRYEASIMGHGDVFYGEPIDIYNSNNPMFYENQRASKSGYWFKKFVSENDAFRNGNMEYGLLRYAEVLLTYAEAKIMMGEVDALTKECINQVRERAGLDMTVADVNLPSYNSYVQEDWMTLIQNERRVEFAGEGLRYADLLRWRIAEDVLNQPALGHTREENGQMTSLKIEDRTFSSHQYRWPFPESSLKVNPGLKQNPGY
- a CDS encoding agmatinase family protein; this translates as MTTKKQKAIDKFDPNGVSSEGSIFGLPFDEETASVVIVPVPWEVTVSYAPGTANGPQAILDASSQVDLFQDDITDAWTMGIHMLPIPENVYSNNTKYRILAGNYIDWLERGSPKEERERFGAVPALIDKACQSMNDWVYETAKDQLNQGKLVALVGGDHSTPLGHIKALSERYSSFGILQIDAHADLRDQYEGFNYSHASISHNFLNIPQVEKLVQVGVRDYCEEESDRIDGDDRITTFFDHHIKEQLYEGVTWRTICDQVIASLPREIYITIDIDGLDPKLCPHTGTPVPGGFDLNQLLYLMKLIVKSGRKIIGFDLVEVAPGEDDSEWDGNVGARLLYRMSNLMGVSHGKLWWK
- a CDS encoding SixA phosphatase family protein encodes the protein MTKLIALLRHGEAEYGQSQHRDFSRNLSASGKSKLKRLSNVLKERGLHFDAVVSSSAARTRQTTEIMLNGIEAEETTFLDSLYLADVQTIIDFFGNLPEKYCKVLFVGHNPSISAFLSYVTGEYHMSLQPGMMTMVDFEVDSWEIAINRGMGNLTEVLQ
- the topA gene encoding type I DNA topoisomerase; the protein is MPKNLVIVESPAKAKTIEGYLGKDYKVTSSYGHVRDLPKGDKAIDIKNHFKPTYEVTSDKKEVIKQLKKMVKDSDTIYLASDDDREGEAISWHLKEVLKLDNDKTKRIVFREITKNAITKAIENPRSIDIDLVNAQQARRILDRLVGFELSPVLWKKVKAGLSAGRVQSVAVRFIVEREREIDKFESKSSYKVTAIFNVKGKELNAELPKKFETQEEAEAFLKNCLEADFSIKNLEKKPAKKTPAAPFTTSTLQQEASRKLSFSVAQTMTLAQRLYEAGKITYMRTDSVNLSQEAMESAQNQIISAFGPEYHKSRKYTSKSEGAQEAHEAIRPTNFANEEISGERNEQRLYELIWKRAIASQMADALLEKTLVTIGISNSDLTLSASGEVIKFEGFLKVYLESTDDEEEEENNDNKGLLPPLTIGQDLDLIEMKSRQSFTRPPARYTEASLVKKLEEMGIGRPSTYAPTISTIQKRNYVIKESRDGKPRNYTEMIIKDGSFSKAEKTENYGSDKNKLFPTNIAMVVNDFLVDHFPNVIDYKFTAKVEKEFDDIAHGIQQWDNMIENFYGKFHNTVEEAETVERANVSSSRELGKDPKTGKPVIARLGKFGPLVQIGDQDDEEKQFASLKKGQFIENITFEDAMELFKLPRDVGMFEDKKIVAAIGRFGPYIRHDGKFVSLGKEYDPLSVNEEEAIQLIKDKREADAKKHIKSFDENPDIQILNGRWGPYIKFAKKNYKIPKDKVAEDLSYEETIEIIENQPEKKKGRFSKKKK
- a CDS encoding SIR2 family NAD-dependent protein deacylase — encoded protein: MAKKKLVVLTGAGISAESGIKTFRDSNGLWEGHDVMEVATPEGWQKNKKLVLDFYNQRRKQSLEVEPNGAHFGLAALEKDFDVTIVTQNVDNLHERAGSTNVIHLHGELAKSQSTLDPSLVYELDHWEIKLGDKCEKGSQLRPFIVWFGEMVPMMEPAARAAQEADIFAVIGTSMLVYPAAGLIQYTAEEIPKYIIDVKIPKIGHINNLIKIEDFASSGVGKMMSMIEVSK
- a CDS encoding recombinase family protein, with amino-acid sequence MSVERGKRADLYVRVSTDEQADKGYSQRNQEEMLRKYCDNHWIEIRNIVYEDHSAKSFNRPEWKKLLSYLKKHRGKIDLVLFTKWDRFSRNAGDAYQMINVLRDFGVEPQAIEQPLDLSIPENKMMLAFYLAAPEVENDRRALNVFYGMRRAKKEGRYMGLAPVGYKNKIDQGGHKYIAPKEPDATILYWAFEELSKGVFNTEQVWKNAREKGLQCSKNAFWQLIRNPVYCGKIFLPKFKDEESRFIQGQHQAIISEELFDKVQEILDGRGRKYRPKINTRNDFPLRGFLICPVCGSLLTASRSKGRTNHYSYYHCRKGCPYRIRVEELHQVFEGELRKFIPRKEMSAIYRKIIAEAYYELTQNEQKIKKQLLHQLKDYENRVSHIRNLLAMQKIEPTDYLEIKRQYDSVLTGLKEKLDNICRSLPKIESLLEKDIMELMALDSIFEESKTEDKRSLIHTIYPQKLLFYGTLAEEVKPDDILTLAYHYNTEKTK